Proteins encoded in a region of the Novibacillus thermophilus genome:
- the odhB gene encoding 2-oxoglutarate dehydrogenase complex dihydrolipoyllysine-residue succinyltransferase — protein sequence MIEVKVPELAESITEGTVANWLKKVGDVVREGEAVAELETDKVNIEVNAEGEGVLHEILKQVGDTVQVGEVIALLNEEAAEGGSPGSEEPSPRSEEQARQQPQEQEAEQPPKEQTERKGDAPVIASPAARKWARERGIDLRRVQGQNPAGRITADDVRSFVEAPPTAPSHGEPDRIPASQPAEDPAKPVERRRMSRRRQTIANRLVEVQQTAAMLTTFNEVDMTAIMDIRRRRKESFREAYDVNLGFMSFFTKAVVGALKAFPLLNAEIDGQDMLIKKYYDIGIAVATDEGLVVPVVRDADRLSFAQIEKEIASLAEKARTNKLTLKELQGGTFTITNGGVFGSLLSTPILNGPQVGILGMHAIQKRPVAVGDTVEIRPMMYIALSYDHRIVDGKEAVSFLVKVKNMLEDPETLLLEG from the coding sequence GTGATTGAAGTTAAAGTACCGGAACTGGCCGAATCGATTACGGAAGGAACGGTTGCCAACTGGTTAAAAAAGGTGGGCGACGTCGTCAGGGAAGGGGAGGCTGTCGCGGAACTTGAAACGGATAAGGTGAACATCGAAGTAAACGCCGAAGGAGAAGGTGTTTTACACGAAATTTTAAAGCAGGTGGGAGATACGGTACAAGTAGGCGAAGTGATTGCGCTGCTGAATGAAGAAGCGGCTGAAGGGGGGAGTCCGGGAAGTGAAGAACCTTCTCCCCGCAGCGAAGAACAAGCCCGTCAACAGCCGCAAGAACAGGAGGCGGAGCAACCGCCGAAAGAACAAACGGAGAGAAAAGGCGACGCCCCTGTCATTGCTTCCCCCGCTGCGAGAAAATGGGCAAGGGAGCGGGGCATCGACTTGAGGCGAGTCCAAGGGCAAAATCCTGCCGGTCGCATTACGGCGGACGACGTGAGATCATTTGTGGAAGCACCGCCCACTGCCCCTTCACATGGCGAGCCGGACCGCATCCCGGCGTCGCAGCCTGCGGAAGATCCTGCAAAACCGGTTGAGCGCAGACGCATGTCCAGGCGGCGGCAGACGATTGCTAACCGACTAGTAGAAGTCCAGCAGACGGCGGCCATGCTCACGACCTTTAACGAAGTGGATATGACGGCGATTATGGACATCCGGCGGCGGCGCAAAGAGTCGTTCCGTGAAGCATACGACGTCAACCTCGGTTTTATGTCCTTCTTTACGAAAGCAGTCGTCGGCGCGTTAAAGGCCTTCCCGCTGTTAAACGCTGAAATTGACGGTCAGGATATGCTCATCAAGAAGTACTACGACATCGGGATCGCTGTCGCTACTGACGAAGGGCTGGTCGTCCCAGTCGTCCGGGATGCCGACCGCCTCAGCTTCGCCCAGATCGAGAAGGAAATTGCTTCGCTGGCGGAAAAAGCGAGGACGAACAAACTGACGCTCAAAGAACTTCAAGGCGGGACGTTTACGATTACGAACGGCGGCGTGTTCGGCTCGCTGTTGTCAACGCCGATCCTCAACGGCCCGCAAGTCGGGATTTTGGGCATGCATGCGATTCAGAAGCGTCCTGTCGCCGTAGGGGATACCGTCGAAATTCGCCCGATGATGTATATCGCCCTCTCGTACGATCACCGTATCGTGGACGGAAAGGAAGCCGTCAGCTTTCTCGTAAAAGTGAAAAACATGTTGGAAGATCCGGAGACATTGCTGTTAGAAGGGTAG
- a CDS encoding dimethylarginine dimethylaminohydrolase family protein → MARAFTEYGRLKKVLVCRPEFLNIETPINVIAEKHQHTLDVEQACKEHDEFVAAFRAHDVDVLLAETHPRFPYEVNTRDLGVATQKGIVFGRFYSPMRWGEHRLAERTLSNHRIPVFHKMTLGNFEGGDFMYIDDSAAAVGTGIRTDSLGLQALSLALSDLDLELISVDFDEEYLHLDMICNVIGEKVAIVCLEALPDAFVQVLRDKKFELISVSREDVFLHACNLLNIGDDTVLSHRQAQKVNEQLKSLGFHVVELHLNEILKSGGGPRCMSFPVERL, encoded by the coding sequence TTGGCGAGAGCCTTCACAGAATACGGACGATTAAAAAAAGTGTTAGTTTGCCGTCCCGAATTTCTCAACATTGAAACACCTATCAACGTCATTGCAGAAAAACATCAGCACACCCTGGATGTGGAACAGGCGTGCAAAGAGCATGACGAGTTCGTCGCGGCTTTTCGCGCACACGACGTCGACGTGTTGTTAGCGGAAACCCACCCTCGCTTTCCGTACGAGGTGAACACCCGGGATTTGGGTGTCGCGACACAAAAGGGGATCGTGTTTGGCCGCTTTTACAGTCCGATGCGGTGGGGAGAGCACCGCCTCGCTGAGAGGACTTTATCGAATCATCGCATCCCAGTATTCCACAAAATGACGCTTGGCAACTTTGAAGGCGGCGACTTTATGTACATCGACGACAGTGCGGCTGCCGTCGGAACGGGCATCCGTACCGATTCCCTCGGATTACAGGCCCTTAGTTTGGCCCTTTCCGATCTAGATCTCGAGTTGATTTCGGTGGACTTTGACGAGGAGTACTTGCACTTAGACATGATTTGCAATGTCATCGGCGAGAAAGTCGCTATTGTCTGTTTGGAAGCGTTGCCAGATGCGTTCGTTCAAGTCCTCCGGGACAAAAAGTTTGAACTGATTTCCGTATCCAGGGAAGACGTCTTTCTCCATGCGTGTAATCTGCTGAATATAGGCGACGACACCGTATTGTCACACCGACAAGCCCAAAAAGTGAACGAACAGCTGAAAAGTTTAGGATTTCACGTCGTGGAACTCCATCTAAACGAGATTTTAAAGAGCGGGGGTGGGCCGAGATGCATGAGTTTTCCTGTTGAAAGGCTCTAA
- a CDS encoding 2-oxoglutarate dehydrogenase E1 component, which produces MATEGTKGKQSPWETVYGPNLGYFNALYEMYRQNPGSIDDDVKRLFEQWGAPPVALNGKSGTPVDTVGMADDVKVVAAEQLARNIRTYGHLAAKTSPLKYNERTDTRLIDPSAYNLSEADLIAIPAQVVWPEAPENVETALDAINFLRKVYTETISFEFSHVHDVEEQQWLYRMVESRAIYRRLSKEERIALLRRLTEVECFEKFLHRTFVGQKRFSIEGIDMLVPIIDEIVREGMLNGARDIMIGMAHRGRLNVLAHVLGKSYEKIFSEFHLSPNKELVPSEGSMGINYGWTGDVKYHLGANRSLEEDEVRARLTLANNPSHLEFVNPVVEGFARAAQEDRSHAGAPQQDVSRALAILVHGDAAFPGEGIVAETLNMSRLKGYQTGGTIHIIANNGIGFTTESSDARSTTYASDLAKGFEIPVVHVNADDPEACLAAVYLASEYRRRFHKDFLIDLRGYRRFGHNEMDDPEVTQPQLYAEVRRHPTVRALYAEKLQAEGLVGEGHVREMEQTVQQKLRSAYEKLKNHLDEIEELRGIPEKVSTRLPKVKTAVPLDKLRDMNTALLKRPKGFNTYPKLERILKRRATALDDNGKVDWALAETLAFATILADGQAIRLTGQDSERGTFAHRHLVLHDIETGETYSPLQALPHARASFAIHNSPLSEASVLGFEYGYNVFAPETFVIWEAQYGDFANAAQVIIDQFVAAGRAKWAQRSSLVMLLPHGYEGQGPEHSSARMERFLQLSGENNWTIANLTSAAQYFHILRRQAKIAGRDEARPLIIMTPKSLIRNPYTASKGNELSEGRFQFLLEQPGLGRKPDRVERLIFCTGKVGVDLAAAIETGQFDGDALDWLHIVRVEQLYPFPEEELKDVISRYGRVKEMVWVQEEPQNMGAWTYMEPRLRALTDGRVPVRFIGRPERSSPAEGLPDVHNIEQDRIIREAFERHEAGARLADGRKSR; this is translated from the coding sequence ATGGCGACTGAAGGCACCAAGGGAAAACAGTCCCCATGGGAGACGGTTTACGGTCCGAACCTTGGCTATTTCAATGCACTGTACGAAATGTACCGACAAAATCCCGGCTCTATCGATGACGACGTGAAACGGTTGTTTGAACAGTGGGGAGCTCCACCCGTGGCGTTGAACGGGAAGTCGGGAACGCCCGTCGATACTGTGGGGATGGCAGATGACGTGAAAGTGGTCGCCGCAGAACAGTTGGCGCGAAACATTCGCACCTACGGCCACTTAGCGGCCAAAACGAGTCCGTTGAAGTACAATGAACGGACGGATACGCGATTGATCGATCCATCGGCTTACAATCTGAGCGAGGCCGACTTAATCGCAATTCCGGCCCAAGTTGTCTGGCCCGAAGCTCCGGAGAACGTAGAAACTGCTTTGGATGCCATCAATTTCTTGAGGAAGGTGTACACGGAGACGATCTCCTTTGAGTTCAGTCACGTCCACGACGTCGAGGAACAGCAGTGGCTGTACCGCATGGTGGAATCAAGGGCGATTTACCGCCGATTATCAAAGGAAGAGCGCATCGCCCTTTTGCGTAGACTGACGGAAGTGGAGTGTTTTGAGAAGTTTTTACACCGTACGTTTGTCGGACAGAAGCGGTTTTCCATCGAAGGCATCGACATGCTCGTCCCGATCATTGACGAAATTGTCCGAGAAGGGATGTTGAACGGCGCTCGGGACATCATGATCGGAATGGCTCACCGCGGCCGATTGAACGTGCTGGCCCACGTCCTCGGCAAGTCGTATGAAAAGATTTTCTCAGAGTTCCACCTCTCGCCGAATAAGGAACTCGTCCCGTCGGAAGGTTCGATGGGAATCAACTACGGCTGGACCGGTGATGTGAAGTACCACTTAGGCGCCAACCGGTCACTGGAAGAAGATGAAGTCCGAGCCCGGTTGACGTTGGCCAACAACCCGAGCCACCTGGAATTTGTAAACCCAGTGGTGGAAGGCTTCGCCCGGGCGGCGCAAGAGGACCGCAGTCATGCCGGCGCACCCCAACAGGACGTCTCTCGGGCACTGGCCATTTTGGTTCACGGCGATGCGGCATTTCCCGGTGAGGGCATTGTGGCCGAGACGTTGAACATGAGCCGGTTGAAGGGCTATCAGACGGGCGGGACGATTCACATTATCGCCAACAACGGCATCGGGTTTACGACAGAGAGCTCAGATGCCAGATCGACGACGTACGCCAGTGATTTGGCAAAGGGGTTTGAGATCCCCGTCGTCCACGTCAACGCAGACGATCCGGAAGCGTGTCTTGCAGCCGTGTACTTGGCGTCAGAATACCGGCGCCGGTTTCATAAAGACTTTCTCATCGACTTGCGCGGGTACCGGCGTTTCGGCCACAACGAAATGGACGATCCGGAAGTGACACAGCCCCAGCTGTACGCCGAAGTCCGCCGCCATCCGACTGTGCGCGCCCTTTATGCCGAAAAGCTGCAGGCAGAAGGGTTAGTGGGCGAAGGGCACGTGCGAGAAATGGAGCAAACCGTCCAACAAAAGCTGCGCTCGGCCTATGAAAAACTGAAGAACCACCTGGACGAAATCGAAGAATTAAGAGGAATTCCCGAAAAAGTGTCCACGCGCTTACCGAAGGTGAAAACGGCGGTTCCCCTGGACAAACTGCGTGACATGAACACCGCCCTGCTAAAGCGACCGAAGGGGTTTAACACGTACCCGAAGTTGGAACGGATCTTAAAGCGCCGTGCCACGGCACTGGACGACAACGGCAAAGTCGACTGGGCTTTAGCGGAAACGTTGGCGTTTGCCACAATCTTGGCTGACGGGCAAGCGATTCGGTTGACAGGACAGGATTCAGAACGGGGAACGTTTGCTCACCGGCACCTCGTGCTGCACGATATCGAAACGGGGGAGACGTATTCGCCTCTGCAGGCACTTCCCCATGCCCGTGCGTCTTTTGCCATTCACAACAGTCCCCTTTCGGAAGCGTCTGTCCTCGGTTTTGAATACGGCTATAACGTGTTTGCTCCCGAAACGTTCGTCATATGGGAAGCCCAGTACGGCGATTTTGCCAATGCGGCACAAGTGATCATTGACCAATTCGTCGCGGCCGGCAGGGCCAAATGGGCTCAGCGGTCCAGTCTCGTCATGCTGCTGCCCCACGGGTACGAAGGACAAGGGCCTGAGCATTCGAGCGCCCGCATGGAACGTTTCCTGCAACTGTCAGGTGAAAACAACTGGACCATCGCCAACTTAACGAGTGCGGCCCAGTACTTTCACATTTTGCGGCGACAGGCCAAAATTGCAGGGAGAGACGAGGCGCGTCCCTTGATCATCATGACCCCGAAGAGTTTGATCCGCAACCCTTACACGGCTTCCAAAGGGAATGAACTGAGCGAAGGACGCTTTCAGTTTCTGTTGGAACAACCGGGATTGGGACGAAAGCCAGATCGCGTCGAACGCTTAATTTTCTGCACTGGAAAAGTGGGCGTCGATTTGGCCGCGGCCATCGAGACAGGCCAATTCGACGGCGATGCGCTGGATTGGCTGCACATTGTGCGGGTGGAGCAGCTGTACCCGTTCCCCGAAGAAGAGCTGAAGGACGTGATCAGCCGTTACGGCCGCGTGAAAGAAATGGTCTGGGTGCAGGAAGAGCCCCAAAATATGGGGGCATGGACGTACATGGAGCCGAGATTGAGAGCTTTAACGGACGGTCGGGTCCCTGTCCGCTTCATCGGGCGGCCTGAGCGCTCCAGTCCGGCTGAAGGCCTTCCAGACGTCCACAACATTGAGCAAGATCGCATTATTCGAGAAGCGTTTGAACGGCATGAGGCCGGAGCTCGTCTAGCTGACGGTCGTAAGTCTCGCTAG
- a CDS encoding S8 family peptidase encodes MILNLEPLRWIRENRQQVDVSVQQHLIDKMRWTQYVPCFLHRVIAKLLYYVMRMPVIVEFESTFSAQSEAIVSRWRSHNIKVKRQFSHYPGCATRLTLRKMNHLLRQDGVRKVYLDRKVTALLDKATPSVNSHRLWNASITGQGVGIAVIDTGVAPHPDLTEPRNRIVAFKDFIGHETEPYDDNGHGTHCAGDAAGNGTASDGKYRGPAYEADIIGVKVLDKQGSGQLSDLIAGVDWCIENRDTYNIRILSLSVGSPASGRVKDDPLARAVRQAWTSGLVVVAAAGNSGPNGGTITSPGVVPEIITVGASDDHDTIRSDDDEVASFSSRGPTPEGVPKPDVVAPGTHVVSLRANGSYLDKTNIESVVNDDYVSLSGTSMATPIVAGIAAQLIQKDADLTPDDVKTALTETATSLGDEPNAEGHGLVNATAALDALANR; translated from the coding sequence ATGATACTCAACTTGGAGCCGCTGCGCTGGATACGAGAAAACCGGCAACAAGTAGATGTGAGTGTTCAACAACACTTGATAGATAAAATGCGTTGGACCCAATATGTTCCGTGTTTCTTACATCGTGTCATCGCAAAGTTGCTCTACTACGTAATGCGCATGCCTGTCATCGTCGAATTTGAATCGACTTTCAGCGCTCAATCCGAAGCGATTGTGTCTCGATGGCGTTCACACAACATTAAGGTGAAACGTCAATTTTCCCATTACCCCGGTTGTGCCACGCGCCTCACTTTGCGCAAAATGAACCACTTGCTGAGACAGGATGGGGTCCGCAAAGTGTATTTGGACCGAAAGGTGACGGCGCTCCTCGATAAAGCCACTCCTTCCGTCAACAGCCACCGGCTGTGGAACGCATCCATCACAGGTCAAGGCGTCGGGATCGCTGTCATTGACACCGGTGTCGCCCCCCACCCTGACTTGACAGAGCCCCGTAACCGGATTGTCGCGTTTAAAGACTTCATCGGCCATGAAACCGAGCCATACGACGACAACGGACACGGCACCCACTGCGCCGGGGATGCCGCTGGAAACGGGACGGCTTCAGACGGCAAGTACCGGGGACCGGCCTATGAAGCGGACATTATCGGGGTTAAAGTGTTGGATAAGCAAGGTTCCGGACAGTTGTCGGATCTCATCGCCGGCGTCGACTGGTGTATCGAGAACCGGGACACTTACAACATTCGCATCCTTTCCTTGTCAGTCGGTTCCCCTGCCTCCGGACGCGTGAAGGACGATCCGCTGGCCCGCGCTGTCCGACAAGCTTGGACGAGTGGGCTCGTCGTCGTAGCCGCTGCGGGAAATTCGGGGCCAAACGGCGGCACGATCACCAGTCCGGGCGTTGTCCCCGAGATCATCACCGTCGGCGCCTCTGACGACCATGACACGATCCGTTCTGATGACGATGAGGTGGCGAGTTTTTCCAGCAGAGGACCTACTCCGGAAGGAGTTCCCAAACCGGATGTCGTCGCGCCCGGCACGCATGTCGTGTCTCTGCGCGCAAATGGCAGCTACTTGGACAAAACGAACATCGAAAGTGTCGTCAATGACGACTATGTGAGTCTCTCCGGAACGTCTATGGCGACACCTATTGTGGCTGGAATTGCCGCTCAGCTCATACAAAAAGACGCCGACCTCACACCGGACGACGTCAAAACAGCATTAACGGAGACAGCGACATCCCTCGGGGATGAACCGAACGCAGAAGGTCACGGCCTCGTCAACGCCACAGCCGCTCTCGACGCCCTTGCAAACCGTTAG
- a CDS encoding YjiH family protein — protein sequence MHSTVNRKDFLRFLIPSAFGVFVFMFPIRDDGTFNIPLGLVTDFFLTILESTLPVIVVLTMVLSTALTFVTKLFKPSFIMSKESWRDMFDVSPLWLTTRLLGTIFAIMTLYEFGWDVIKSDVTGQTMLGLMSSLIVWFFVGSYLLPYLTNFGAMEFVGTLLRNVVRPLFTLPGRSAIDLLASWVGNVNVGVVVTREQYMRGFYTGREAATIATCFSAVSLPFCLVIAGMLELDYMFPVFYGTVCLAGVISAIIVPRIPPLSRIPDTYYTDTQYSEKIPQGESKVKWGVLKAVERAKAAGTLRDQLKEGTNIFTGIALVLIPQAMGIGTLALIIAEFTPVFQYISAPMVPLLELFRIPEAQAAAPATLVGFIDMFIPAVLGSGIESELTRFVVGTLSLVQIIYMTEMGTLLLISKIPLNLWRLALIFIERTIISLPVIVLIAHLLF from the coding sequence ATGCATTCAACAGTCAATCGCAAAGACTTTTTGCGCTTTTTGATTCCGTCAGCGTTCGGGGTATTCGTTTTTATGTTTCCGATCCGAGATGACGGAACGTTTAACATCCCACTGGGCCTCGTCACGGACTTTTTCTTAACGATATTGGAAAGTACGTTGCCCGTCATCGTCGTTTTGACGATGGTATTGTCTACGGCTCTCACATTCGTGACAAAACTGTTTAAACCGTCCTTCATCATGTCCAAAGAGAGCTGGCGGGACATGTTTGACGTGTCGCCGCTGTGGCTCACCACCCGGTTGTTAGGCACGATATTCGCCATCATGACGCTGTATGAATTCGGTTGGGATGTCATTAAGTCAGATGTGACCGGTCAGACGATGCTCGGTCTCATGTCCAGTTTAATCGTGTGGTTTTTTGTCGGTTCGTATTTATTGCCGTATCTTACGAATTTCGGTGCAATGGAATTTGTCGGAACGTTACTGCGCAATGTCGTCCGACCCCTCTTTACGCTCCCCGGTCGATCGGCTATCGATCTTCTCGCTTCGTGGGTCGGGAACGTCAACGTCGGTGTCGTGGTGACGCGGGAACAGTACATGCGCGGATTTTATACCGGCAGGGAAGCGGCAACCATTGCCACGTGTTTTTCCGCAGTCTCATTGCCCTTCTGCCTCGTCATTGCCGGGATGTTGGAACTGGATTACATGTTTCCTGTATTTTATGGTACGGTATGTTTGGCTGGGGTGATCAGTGCCATTATCGTCCCGCGCATTCCGCCGCTGTCGCGCATCCCGGACACGTACTACACGGACACACAGTACAGTGAAAAGATTCCTCAAGGTGAGTCCAAGGTGAAATGGGGCGTTCTGAAAGCAGTGGAGCGGGCGAAGGCAGCAGGTACGCTGAGGGACCAACTGAAAGAGGGCACGAACATTTTCACCGGTATCGCCCTCGTGCTCATCCCACAGGCGATGGGGATCGGGACGCTCGCCCTCATCATAGCCGAGTTTACTCCCGTGTTTCAGTATATCTCAGCGCCGATGGTCCCACTTTTAGAACTGTTCCGCATTCCGGAAGCGCAGGCAGCAGCTCCGGCCACGTTAGTCGGCTTCATCGACATGTTTATCCCAGCTGTACTCGGTTCGGGTATAGAATCGGAGCTGACCCGTTTTGTCGTCGGGACCCTGTCTTTAGTGCAGATTATTTACATGACGGAAATGGGGACGCTTCTCCTCATCTCCAAAATACCGCTGAACTTGTGGAGATTGGCCCTCATCTTTATCGAGCGCACCATTATTTCGTTACCGGTAATCGTCCTCATCGCACATCTTTTGTTCTAA
- a CDS encoding carbon-nitrogen family hydrolase: MKLCLIQLDLAYGDPPENMNRIAEKVARAARDKPDVVVLPEMWNTAYNFRELDRQADPEGQNTRKLLRELALTYHIHLVGGSVAEKRDRGIYNCTYVYNRQGKETAVYRKVHLFRLLEEDKFLTPGDALTMYDVEEARVGAAICYDLRFPEMFRHYALKGANMVIIPAQWPNPRLSHWRQLLIARAIENQLYVVGCNRVGSGGDHTFFGHSMVVSPWGTC, from the coding sequence ATGAAGCTGTGTCTCATTCAGTTGGATCTCGCCTACGGTGATCCACCAGAGAACATGAATCGCATCGCCGAAAAGGTCGCCCGTGCAGCGAGAGACAAACCCGATGTCGTCGTTTTGCCAGAAATGTGGAACACGGCCTACAATTTCCGCGAGCTGGATCGCCAAGCTGATCCCGAAGGGCAGAACACTCGAAAGCTGTTGCGAGAGTTGGCTTTGACATATCATATTCACCTGGTCGGGGGTTCGGTAGCGGAAAAACGCGACCGTGGCATTTACAATTGTACGTATGTATACAACCGTCAGGGTAAAGAGACGGCTGTTTACCGCAAAGTCCACTTGTTTCGCCTGCTAGAAGAGGATAAGTTCTTGACCCCAGGGGATGCACTCACGATGTACGACGTGGAAGAGGCGCGCGTCGGTGCGGCCATCTGCTACGACTTGCGCTTTCCGGAAATGTTCCGCCACTACGCACTTAAAGGGGCGAACATGGTCATCATTCCGGCACAGTGGCCGAATCCGCGATTGTCCCACTGGCGTCAACTGCTCATCGCACGGGCCATAGAAAATCAATTGTACGTCGTTGGCTGCAACCGTGTGGGATCAGGGGGAGATCACACGTTTTTCGGGCACTCGATGGTTGTCAGTCCGTGGGGGACGTGTTGA
- the greA gene encoding transcription elongation factor GreA, translated as MADKKEVLLTEEGLAKIQEELDQLKTVRRQEVAVRLKEAIAQGDLSENSEYDSAKEEQAFIENRIATLEMMVRNAKIINQDEQDKDVVSVGTKVKIQEMPEGDVEVYTIVGSAESDPLEGKISNESPIGAELIGKRKGDTVSVPTPDGTLQFKILEIN; from the coding sequence ATGGCAGATAAAAAAGAGGTCCTGCTCACTGAAGAAGGTCTAGCCAAAATTCAAGAGGAGTTAGATCAACTGAAAACCGTGAGGAGACAAGAGGTAGCGGTCAGGCTGAAAGAAGCGATTGCGCAAGGGGATTTAAGTGAGAACTCGGAGTACGACTCAGCAAAGGAAGAACAGGCCTTCATAGAAAATAGAATTGCAACCTTGGAGATGATGGTGCGCAATGCCAAAATCATCAACCAGGATGAACAGGATAAAGACGTCGTCAGTGTCGGGACAAAAGTCAAAATACAGGAAATGCCGGAGGGCGATGTTGAAGTCTACACGATCGTCGGAAGTGCTGAATCCGATCCGCTAGAAGGAAAAATATCGAACGAGTCCCCTATCGGTGCGGAGTTAATCGGCAAAAGGAAAGGGGACACGGTCTCCGTGCCAACTCCGGACGGCACGTTGCAGTTTAAAATCCTGGAGATCAATTGA
- a CDS encoding GntR family transcriptional regulator, whose amino-acid sequence MLPKIKQNRTLADQAYTLIKKSIVNNELKPGDWLAEEEIATQMGISRTPIRSALTQLSYEGLVEMSPGKRARVSTISDKDIRDFLVIREVLEALAAELATTEMTETDFEDLEDIVARQKKSIESEDFTQFVELDRQFHSRIASVTNNKKLSEFVENLNTQLQRFLILTGTLQKAAREAVEEHENIVEALRTKKADKAKDAMAHHVRQVSERMTT is encoded by the coding sequence GTGCTTCCCAAAATAAAGCAAAACCGCACACTGGCGGATCAAGCCTACACATTGATTAAGAAGAGCATTGTGAACAACGAGTTGAAGCCGGGGGACTGGCTCGCAGAAGAAGAGATAGCCACTCAAATGGGAATCAGCCGCACACCGATCCGATCGGCTTTGACACAGCTGTCGTACGAGGGTCTCGTCGAGATGAGCCCCGGAAAACGCGCCCGCGTCAGCACGATTTCAGATAAAGACATTCGCGACTTTCTCGTCATACGCGAAGTGTTGGAAGCGCTGGCAGCAGAACTGGCCACGACCGAAATGACAGAGACAGACTTTGAGGACTTAGAAGACATCGTCGCCCGACAGAAGAAAAGTATCGAGTCCGAAGATTTTACTCAGTTTGTCGAACTGGACCGACAGTTTCACAGTCGCATTGCGTCGGTGACGAACAATAAGAAACTCAGCGAATTTGTGGAAAACTTGAATACGCAGTTACAGCGCTTTCTCATTTTAACGGGCACGCTGCAAAAGGCAGCGCGCGAGGCGGTGGAAGAGCACGAAAACATTGTGGAAGCGTTGCGTACGAAAAAGGCGGACAAGGCGAAGGATGCGATGGCGCATCACGTTCGGCAGGTGTCTGAACGCATGACGACTTGA